TCGGCAGTAGGTCTAGGGAACATTTGGAGATTCCCAGCCGTTGCCTATGAAAATGGAGGAGGCGCCTTCTTCCTACCTTATCTATTTGCAATTTTAACAGCAGGGATTCCTATCTTAATTTTAGAATTCACCATCGGCCAAAAATATAGAGGATCATCACCATTGTCATTGCTCCGCATTAACAAAAAAGCAGAATGGCTTGGTTGGTGGCAAGTGTTAATCGCCTTTGTCATCTGTACTTATTATTCTGTCATCATTGCATGGGCTATTAAATACACAATCTATTCATTTGGTACACAGTGGGGGTCTGACCCTGGAAAGTTCTTATTCGGACATGTGTTACAGCTATCTGATAAACCAGGACAAATTGGCGGATTAGTTTCCGGCATCGTCACTCCATTACTTTTTGTATGGGCAATCACATTATTTGTCCTCTATCGTGGAGTTTCTAAGGGAATTGAAAAACTTAATAAGATTTTCCTTCCAACGCTTGTAGTAATGTTCTTAGTTATTGTTGTTCGTGCTTTAACTCTAGATGGTGCAGCGAGTGGATTAAATGCCTTTTTCAAACCAAATTGGGATATGATTTTAAACGGAAAAGTATGGATTGCCGCTTACGGGCAAATCTTCTTCTCCCTATCTATTGGATTCGCCATCATGATCACGTATTCTAGCTATCTACCAAAAAAATCCGATATTAATAACAACGCGTTCATCACAGCTTTTGCTAACTCTGGATTTGAATTATTAGCTGGTATTGGAGTGTTTGCTGCTCTAGGATTCATGGCAAAACAACAGGGAGTACCCATTGATGAAGTAGTTAGCAGTGGAATTGGACTAGCTTTCGTTGTTTTCCCAAGCATCATCAACGAATTCCCTGGTTTAAATGGATTATTCGGCGTATTGTTCTTCCTATCATTAGTTTTTGCAGGAATGACGTCACTTATTTCAATCGTAGAAACGTTTGTAGCCGCTATTCAGGATAAGTTCAATGTATCACGTACAAAAGCAGTCTTAACTGGCGGTCTTGCAGCAACTGTTATCTCATTATTATTTGCAACACACGGCGGATTGTATCTACTA
The window above is part of the Bacillus sp. SORGH_AS_0510 genome. Proteins encoded here:
- a CDS encoding sodium-dependent transporter, yielding MEKRQQWGSRYGFIMAAVGSAVGLGNIWRFPAVAYENGGGAFFLPYLFAILTAGIPILILEFTIGQKYRGSSPLSLLRINKKAEWLGWWQVLIAFVICTYYSVIIAWAIKYTIYSFGTQWGSDPGKFLFGHVLQLSDKPGQIGGLVSGIVTPLLFVWAITLFVLYRGVSKGIEKLNKIFLPTLVVMFLVIVVRALTLDGAASGLNAFFKPNWDMILNGKVWIAAYGQIFFSLSIGFAIMITYSSYLPKKSDINNNAFITAFANSGFELLAGIGVFAALGFMAKQQGVPIDEVVSSGIGLAFVVFPSIINEFPGLNGLFGVLFFLSLVFAGMTSLISIVETFVAAIQDKFNVSRTKAVLTGGLAATVISLLFATHGGLYLLDVVDYFINNFGIVFAGLIEVILIAWVFKGLKGLQTHTNAISDLRVGAWWKICLGAVTPLVLGYMMFDNIRQNLKENYEKYPTELIMYAGVLVVAVTILVAVLLSIKGWKASANPDENREVA